The Gossypium hirsutum isolate 1008001.06 chromosome D07, Gossypium_hirsutum_v2.1, whole genome shotgun sequence genome includes the window ACAGTAATATGAGCTACTGATGTAACAAGCATACCCAATAACTGGAAATTCCCAGAAGCATTGCTAGGAGGTTGGGAGATTCCGTTGCTGCGGGGTAAGCAATGGAAATAACTTATTGCTCTTACCAAAACATTAAAAGAACTACAGTAGAAGAAAAATAGAATTATCGATCCAATATTGAACTCTTACGCCGAACTAACCTCCCCAAAGTTTGTGAAATCCCTTTCAAAGTAGACTTTGTTTCTGAGGCTAAGTGCCATGAAAGTGTTTTTGATGCAGGAGTATCTATACCACATTTAGTAAGTAACATGATATGCACCTTCTTCCTATGAGAAAGTTTATTGCTAACAATGaagaaaaaaactgaaaattaGAAGAGTTCGTGCCTGTTTAGAAACATTATACCTGAAGCAAGAAGCCATTTAGCCTGGAAATAGTTTTGCCTAGGATTTGTTTGTACATGTCGACTAAAATGTACCTTCTCAATGACAGAATCTGGTTTAATGGAAAAGGGAATGAAAAAACATACTAAAACTTCAACCCACTAATTAGCTGCTAGGAAAGGCTTCTGACTAGTCTTACTTGGTAAAATGTAGTGCTTGTGATGTCTTGGGGTAAGTGCCATCGACTTTTGCTGCCTGAGACCTTCGCTATCCATGTATGTTTTGCACATAAGTAGCTGCTGATTTTAACAAACGAGGTTCAGGGCCCATCCGTTCAATACTGTTGTTGAACTAGCATATTAAACAACAGAAGTGCAAAGAGATTACCTGATTTAAACAAGATACTTTTAGCTCCATGGTTGACACTTGCAACGTTTGCTGATCAAGAAGATCAGTTAACTTGTAAGCCACAGTGCCAAGGTGATCAGCAACATTAACAAGAGCCTGTACAGCATAATCTTTCAGGTTGTCCAGTACCCTAGGTAACAAATATATCCATAAAGAAAAGAGTTGCATCAGGAAAAAAGAAGGCTGCAATTAGCTCAAGCTCAATCAAATGCATAATCAAAAAGGCTATCACAAAGCATTAATGAACTAAAAGCAACAAAATTTAAAGTGAAAAGTGTGCAGCCTCACATCTGCTTCAGTTCACTGTGCAGCAAAGACTTTTCGCTGTATTTTGCAGCTGAATATAGCTGAGGCTTTAAGTTGTTGAACTCCTGCAGAAAGGCACGCGGATCCAACTTATCAAGTAGTATAACAATGAAATGGTAGAAAGGTTTGAACAGACATAAGCTTAAAATCCAAAAAGATGAACTTTGGACTCAACAAAGAGGACAAGTTAGCAAACCAAATGGAACCCTGAACGCTTATTTCTAAACTCGGGAATGACAATGAAGCAACCGTTTTTCTTCTATgaattaaatattgttttaaaaatatatcaaattatagatgttaaagaatttaatttataaaattatttggaatattttttaaaaataaattacagaATATTATTAGACGGTttgataaatgtaatttttaaaaatttaaaggtacaatatttataagataatattaaaaaaatttcacattaaaGGATAAGTAACTCCTTATTTACTTAATCATTTTCTCTACTTTTATGTTGAAAAATTTGtgtaatttacaatttttttttattttagattatcaaacatgttaaaaaaaagacttttatttttttcaatgaaTTATTTTATCTACACTTATAAAGCATTATAAAGCAGTGACTAAACTTTTTTTAACTATTGTGACACATAACTCAAACTATCATCTCAAGAAAGTGATGAAAtttgaccaaaatataaattaaaatagtgaAGAGAACAAATGTTGTTTAATTCGTCAGCAACGTCTTTCTTCAGAAAACAGAAAAAAGTTTAAGAAACAtataaaaatgaaagaatgaacCTGCAAGGCTTTGAGGAAGCTGTTGCTGGAAACCTGATCGAAGGCCATGGCGAGGATGGATGCGGAGAAGTGGTGTAATAATCGTGAATATTTTAGAAAGAAACGCCAATTATGGTGTGAGCTTTGGGAAATACAACACTTACCCAAATTAATATCTTACTTGTTTGATGAAAATTTCATACATTCTAttctatatatataaacatacttGATTTGTgtcattttccattttttattttctttggcgTATTTAAAAAGAATACAAATATTaccattttaatttaaatattacaattgattcacattttatttacttacttatttttttaaatcaaatcacAAATCATCTTTGGATTAATTATGGTTAACATCtcgtttaaatttaaattttagtatctatattttaatttgacataatttagttCTTAGTTAGTCAAAATAGTTGACCCTTAATTATTCCTTTTAAGATAGCGagcttaatttttttcttaaaaatattttctctaaCTTATTATGCTGAAATATATTCTTTTTGTGTGTTAGAATGGCGTTTTTAAGAGAAATTGACATTATTTTAATCGCGATGGTTAACGATGCtaactatttggactaattaatacCATTGTAAAAGTAGAtgattaaattatgtcaaattaaaatataaagactaaattcaaATTTGAGCATAGTAGAGGGATCGAAATTAAATTTTACCATTATCttataattaacaatattaattatttggattacctaataacataataaaaatataaaaatcaaattatgttaaaaattaaaatataaaattaaatttcaaattttaaattttaaatttaaaaataatatatcaacCAAAAGTGAGATTTGATAAAATTcctataatgtaaaaaaaaaaatcataatggAGACTTTTATAGCtttctgctttttttttcttccttctttcccAAGCCTTCTCCAATTTCTTCTCTTCAATAGCCGACCCACAACCCAACTGGCCATAAATGATAAATGTATAATCTTCATGCCAAGTATCATAATTCTAAGCTTTTGGGCACTCtttttatatatagttatatAGATAATTTCTATGCCAAGTATCGGGATTCAATTCTAAACTTTTGGACACTTTTTACACATAATTATATcaattatctaatttattttaacATCATACATTATATTCAATAATTGGAAGTAAATTTTTTTGTgcaaaaataaaatcttttagaATAACTCAATAACCCATCAGCTAAGAATGAACAAATGCTAAATAAAAATTTGTCTAGTAGTTAGGGTCTATCTTTTGACATGGTTTTCGTTTGTCTTTTGATACGGTTTTAGAGGAGTGTGCTagggattgttttttttttttggagatttgTTTCTACGTGCTATGGAAGAAGAATTGGCTAATTTGAATTTCATAGATAAGGAGGACGAGGCATTTCAAGAATAGGCACCGATGGTGGACAATGAGTATAAACTCTGTATGGTGGGGTGTTGTTTGACTGACAGTGTGGTTCATTTCCCTTCTTTGTGAAATACCATGGCTAACCTGTAGCATCCCTTTGGGGGGATATTCATATCAAACCTTGGTGAGAAGAGGTATCTTTTCCAATTTTTTCATGCTGTGGATATGAATAGGGTGATGGCTGGTACTCCATGGTTCTTTAACAACCATTTATTCTTATTGTATAAGATTCAACCGGGGGAAGATCCAATGTTAGTTTCGTTACTATCGACCGAATTTTGGGTACAGGTACATGACATGCCTCCAGGGTTAATGACGGAGGCAATGGATCAACAATTTGGGAATTCTTAGAGACCTTTCTCGAATATGATACGTTGATCCTAATGTTAGGTTTTCAAAAATACATGCGAATCAAAGTAAAGTTGGATGTGAGTCAGTCTCTAAAGTGGAAAAAGAAGATCCTAATGGGAAATAATCGTGTTTTCTATGCACGATTTCAATATGAAAAATTGAGTTTGTTTTGTTTCAGTTGTGGTAAACTTGGCCATGGGGAGAGTTTTTGTCCGATTAGTGTCAGAATTGATCTATCGAAAATAACCTTCGATTGGGATATTTCACTTTGTGCTACGACGAGGAGGAGAATCACACTGACAGGTTGCTGGTTGCGCAAGGCGGATGGATCAATTTGCAGAATTTTGAATAAGGAAAGTGGAGATAATAGGTGTAATGCTAAGGATGATAGGGATATGCGGCAGATTTGGAGGGATGATTTGGAGAGATCATATCCCAATCCAAATTATATTCCATTAGTTCCTAGAATTGAGGCGCTAAACTCGGAAGTTGTTAATCAATAGAATATGGTCAATGGGGTTGAAAATTGGGCCACGAATGAGTCTAGGCCTATGGATCTGATTTTGGAATGGGAGAATGATCTTCTTCAAACAATGGATGGTAAAAAACATCGGCGTTTGGTGGCGGGAAAATAGATCTTactttcctttttcaaaaatagatatTGCCAAAAATCTCCTTATTCCAAATCATTTTGCTTTAATAAATTCATCAGTAGTTTTCATAACATCCCCATGCTCCTTCCAATTAGCCTGTACCATGTCGTTGAAAGTAAGATCATTCAACCAACTCGTAATAAACCTGAAAGGTTTTTCAACTCTTTATGTCACCTTTTTGCTCAAGGATATCAAAATTGACCTGTAACCGGACTTAAGTTTGGGAAGATGTTGCATCCTACCTAAGGGGATTCCTTATCCTAATGATCATTATAAAATACTTTGTTAAGACTTTCAATACATTAACCTTTTTCCATGTGAATTTTGACCAAATAGAACCTATATCCTACAAtccattataaaaaaataaaaccccaaaatagATCACACCCACTTTATACCTTGTCAACCCTCCCCTCATTTCATTACTATCCAAGAAACAGTTGGAGTAACTTGCCAAAACCCATGACTCTTGTATAGAATCAAGCATTACATGTAAACTATAAAAGAATATTGTCCCTTTAGTGAGTTATGGGCTTCTATACACAATAGTCAGAATTTGGGGGGGGACAAAAAGTTAGAAaccttaaagaaaataaattgggCATGATTAAAAGGAAGGATATACATAGAAATGGGGTCTTTCCATCAAACCTAAATATCATTAGAAAATCTTTAGGCCTTATTTCTATACGAGTTCCAAAAACCCAATTTCTAAATTATTGAATCTACTTTAAAATAACTAATTCTTGTCTCAACCAAATCAATAATATCTAGATTAATCTCCCTCAAGTATTCATTAACAATCAAGTGAAACATGGGTGACCACACCCCTGGTAATTCcaaacaaaaattatttaaactcCGCACCCTCCAATTCTTTATTGGATGCCATATCTGTTGGAAAAAGTGAGTTTGAAAAACACAGTGGAAAATAtatttagggaaaaactagagttttaaaaaattttctaaaataagatattggttgtgatatctaaattaataaactcttaatcaaaattgtacctttttgatTCATCTAGGATGGGCGCTTCGATCGAGTAGTCTTttctgctatcctcaagctcacatttGCCTAGTGTGGGTTTGCTTcgaatcaaaaaaattttcacaaaaattaccagtggggtaattttgtaatttctctaaatttttaggtcaagttgtaaatcaagaaaatatctctagaaattttctggaataatctcttcaaagaattttctctctacaactttctcttgtaATCAAGTGTTTGTGAAATAACgacccaagactctctttatatagggcgagtttagaaagttcaactatgattaaacttaaccactttaatattgaattaatattgttataaaataaagagagatgaggagaataaagaacaaagaaaatatgaaagtaatagagaatgtactGTATTAATCAAAGGGATGATTATAATGCTTCATCGGAGTCTTTATTTATAGGCAtgagaagtataaaagaagtaaagatctaattctaataactactagaatttaaagtacattaaaactttatcttcaTCACTATTTATAGGCATGataagtataaaagaagtaaagatctaattctaataactactagaatttaaagtacattaaaactttatcttcatcatgatggacatccacttaataagatattcataacactcccccttaaatctccattggtagataatatgcctctttaaaaccttattaggaaaaccctgttggataaaaacctaatgaaggaaaaagagtacacaatctataatacacataatatgctgcctcattaaaacccttaccaggaaaacccaatgggacaaaacctcagttaagggaaaaagagtacaacgcgtatttactccTCCTCATGAAAAcgtcacatactttctcatattctatgtATTCAATCTTGAGTACTAGTTTTtgaaatgactatttgaatgtattgctaagcatttatattatcattcgtttaaaagtcatgagtgagggaaatttggggaaatatattttgatctcttcaggagattcaacaataatcataattaatcatgattcttttataaaaacacaaatagatattttgtatcattttattattctccttcaactactattcactaagtcaaattattttaattcatataaatgaacaatttttcaagaatttcaatatgcttctagcatcctaaatccttcaagtattttaatataaactttactatatagtgattcataaaaggttgtaacaataaccattaaacgcatgttaaatctttatgaattgtcaatttaataatatatctaaaggttattgcatccaccatgaaagaatattatatcttttcataattaatgccaggacttagcgaaaaacttcatatttgtattctgcttttgcaaaactacttcaattgcaccctcactggctttataTCTTTAGATATTTTGACTACTAGTAAAAAAACttcacgaatttaattgtacttgagttgtgtctttctattttgatcaatttattccatatctatatttctcaatagatttattcaagatcttccttttatttcattatttcaataataatattgcatgcaaaatcattgtcgaccatttttattattcggttccaca containing:
- the LOC107954522 gene encoding protein ABIL1, with the translated sequence MAFDQVSSNSFLKALQEFNNLKPQLYSAAKYSEKSLLHSELKQMVLDNLKDYAVQALVNVADHLGTVAYKLTDLLDQQTLQVSTMELKVSCLNQQLLMCKTYMDSEGLRQQKSMALTPRHHKHYILPNSVIEKVHFSRHVQTNPRQNYFQAKWLLASDTPASKTLSWHLASETKSTLKGISQTLGSNGISQPPSNASGNFQLLDNGEGRNTKSPAIAFPASNSFMSTLGITHRHRELEGSKPLRASRFRSYGNQKHEIAGAPVRSKKALTTSFVKQKSKAKGWI